In the Aneurinibacillus soli genome, one interval contains:
- a CDS encoding J domain-containing protein has protein sequence MKNYYEILGVSRQASPDEIRKAYRKLAKRYHPDVNGGSSKAEAMFKDVNEAYRTLHDESLRQAYDDRFDGSKKNPNTDFTGSSSSRTESRQSSRADQGFDMEDVGKSFERFFGFNPKTKERVSHDKKADNPFDTTDLFEQFFRVKKK, from the coding sequence ATGAAAAATTACTATGAGATTCTGGGAGTTTCTAGACAGGCTTCCCCGGATGAGATCAGAAAAGCATACCGCAAGCTGGCTAAGCGGTATCATCCCGATGTTAATGGTGGAAGCAGCAAAGCAGAAGCAATGTTTAAAGATGTGAACGAGGCGTACCGGACATTGCATGATGAATCACTTCGGCAAGCATATGATGATCGGTTTGATGGAAGTAAGAAGAATCCGAACACCGACTTTACAGGCAGCTCAAGCAGCAGAACAGAATCCCGTCAATCTTCCCGTGCCGATCAGGGGTTTGATATGGAGGATGTGGGGAAAAGCTTTGAGCGCTTTTTTGGTTTTAATCCCAAAACAAAGGAACGGGTATCTCACGACAAGAAAGCAGATAATCCCTTTGATACAACAGATTTGTTTGAGCAATTTTTTCGTGTTAAGAAAAAGTAA
- the deoC gene encoding deoxyribose-phosphate aldolase, whose protein sequence is MKRELALYIDHTLLAPEASAAQIDRLCQEAREHGFYAVCINPYWVRRAKQELVGSNVKVATVIGFPLGAAVTEVKAFEAAKAVEDGADELDMVLNIGALKSGEDEEVRRDIAAVVAAAASRPVKVIIETGLLTEAEKVQACRLSEEAGAQFVKTSTGFGPGGATVEDVALMRRTVGDTVSVKASGGVRTYEAAKAMIRAGADRIGTSSGIAIVSSAEGDGGA, encoded by the coding sequence ATGAAGCGGGAACTCGCGTTGTATATTGACCATACGCTGCTTGCGCCAGAAGCTTCTGCGGCGCAGATTGATCGGTTGTGCCAGGAGGCACGTGAGCACGGGTTTTATGCGGTATGCATCAATCCGTACTGGGTGCGCCGTGCGAAGCAGGAACTTGTAGGAAGCAATGTGAAAGTGGCTACTGTAATCGGGTTTCCGCTGGGGGCTGCTGTAACAGAAGTTAAAGCGTTTGAAGCGGCGAAAGCAGTGGAAGATGGAGCAGATGAATTGGATATGGTATTGAATATCGGAGCGCTGAAAAGCGGAGAAGATGAAGAAGTACGCCGTGACATTGCCGCTGTCGTGGCGGCAGCGGCCAGCCGTCCGGTGAAAGTAATTATCGAGACCGGACTGCTTACAGAAGCGGAAAAAGTACAGGCCTGTCGCCTGAGCGAGGAAGCGGGCGCACAATTTGTCAAGACGTCTACCGGCTTTGGTCCGGGAGGTGCTACTGTAGAAGATGTCGCGCTCATGCGCCGCACAGTCGGAGACACGGTATCTGTCAAAGCATCAGGTGGTGTGCGCACATATGAAGCGGCTAAAGCGATGATTCGGGCAGGCGCGGACCGAATTGGTACAAGTAGTGGGATTGCCATTGTTTCTAGCGCGGAAGGAGATGGCGGTGCGTGA
- a CDS encoding PP2C family protein-serine/threonine phosphatase → MAVPSDKHNGKAGVRMGMIGVFIIILLVLWYIRQRLLVEEPKRKLQIGNGQTIGRRAEQDDYFATATTPLGTIAVLADGISGLANGRLASTIAVDVFIQEFSKLTSLEQIESFFARASRLSNSEIIHTLRGTKGGTTIVAAVIADGYLYWGAVGDSLIKIFRNQDFITVNQKHVLQSVLHEQYLARQITKQDVLDNPLKHRLINYIGYEGFKNIEIGQQPLALYKGDKVILCSDGVYNSMTEIEMAYILAEADSPYDAAQDIIEVIDCKKLRNQDNATIVIVEDGEQGYG, encoded by the coding sequence ATGGCGGTACCGAGTGATAAACATAATGGGAAAGCAGGAGTCAGGATGGGCATGATCGGTGTGTTTATCATTATTCTTCTTGTTTTATGGTACATAAGGCAGCGCCTGCTGGTGGAGGAACCGAAGCGGAAGCTTCAGATTGGGAATGGACAAACGATTGGCAGGCGTGCGGAACAGGATGATTATTTCGCAACTGCGACAACTCCACTTGGCACGATAGCCGTGCTTGCTGATGGAATCAGTGGACTAGCCAATGGTAGGCTGGCCAGTACGATAGCGGTAGATGTATTCATTCAGGAGTTCAGCAAGCTGACTAGCCTCGAACAGATCGAGAGTTTCTTTGCCCGCGCCTCTCGTCTAAGCAACAGTGAGATTATCCACACGCTTCGCGGAACGAAAGGGGGAACAACGATTGTAGCGGCAGTAATCGCAGACGGCTACTTGTACTGGGGAGCGGTCGGCGACAGTCTGATCAAGATTTTTCGCAATCAGGACTTCATAACTGTGAATCAGAAGCATGTACTGCAATCGGTGCTGCATGAACAATATCTGGCCAGACAGATCACAAAGCAGGACGTACTCGATAACCCGCTGAAGCACAGGTTAATCAATTACATCGGATATGAAGGCTTTAAAAACATCGAAATCGGCCAGCAGCCGCTTGCTTTGTACAAAGGTGATAAAGTCATTTTGTGCAGCGACGGTGTGTACAACAGCATGACAGAAATCGAGATGGCATACATTCTTGCGGAAGCTGATTCTCCGTATGATGCAGCACAGGACATTATTGAAGTCATTGACTGTAAAAAACTACGGAATCAGGATAACGCAACGATTGTCATTGTAGAAGATGGAGAGCAGGGATACGGATGA
- a CDS encoding transcriptional regulator, which translates to MEIIHQTNRTILFEEINPEKLDLITIVGDVKGIDSLSDDKIKEINETLVVKSFDEFLDKFSPTVYSFYNAANQKVMYTLKKPEGIAASAISEISVDQNNDFLKMLFTLIDTKRIQGIPNVDFKFENLLDMISPKKVMDDIRQVRKEIHYLYGQYDQLDEGDPKKLDMGDKLNNMFEDASRNYNNVMAMLPLAIDDIKTRLLLGAGQEENQSEAVTIGMLSIGDNGELKIIEAPKNENAELMIVDQNGSGGLATVFEEDYEAVTDTSSSYVKDLVVRTFCPLPAVRNEVDVETEIQNYNTYLEFYKNSKDDFVKTVKPLVEKLLGVKMFFDQYATKNKGMVPSLLITNAKLDMTVKSNNIPRLETYLNTVNSKNDFTDTIWFGIVPAVELEHSGNAKVSRERFKGNQKTVKQDGNTMESLSMLLHVVKDYKIQIFFNFIAGEETTFNTMATSGIDKYMDKCAVLLRKDYSEFAIPCMPNFTIIPKDKSGVVIDSRMLQTEDGVKISQEKEDILKLWIEGVYVGASYVAAGLVAAYQCPEFLKEAFRNISREYPGVRFDIEGGDNGLRVVTTMAKEISGFTNSIKDAINRRNFGFVFSSENAQVQGKDVKRITVYKARSMAMTEDGFDSIYKTLVSTYVERLLRFQTGDFKHDNIVRFFSNNPSSQKSKWLNAKGFMNSIIHDGDDMNYVIDEKSNLCHIDLVFNGNVKNLEVTITKGTAAAKA; encoded by the coding sequence ATGGAAATTATCCATCAGACGAACCGAACGATTTTGTTCGAAGAAATCAATCCGGAAAAGCTTGATCTCATAACGATTGTTGGAGATGTAAAAGGAATTGATAGTTTAAGTGACGACAAAATTAAAGAGATTAACGAAACTCTCGTAGTAAAAAGCTTTGACGAATTTTTGGACAAGTTTTCGCCCACGGTATATTCGTTCTATAACGCAGCAAATCAGAAAGTTATGTATACGCTCAAAAAACCGGAAGGCATCGCAGCCAGTGCAATATCTGAAATCAGCGTTGATCAGAATAATGATTTCCTCAAAATGCTCTTCACGCTTATTGATACAAAAAGAATTCAGGGAATTCCGAATGTTGATTTTAAATTCGAGAATTTACTCGATATGATCTCTCCTAAAAAAGTAATGGATGACATCCGGCAGGTGCGGAAGGAAATCCATTATTTGTACGGACAGTATGATCAACTCGATGAGGGTGATCCGAAAAAGCTTGATATGGGTGATAAGCTCAACAACATGTTTGAAGATGCCAGCCGGAACTATAACAATGTAATGGCCATGCTGCCACTGGCAATTGATGATATCAAAACACGGCTACTGCTCGGAGCCGGTCAGGAAGAAAACCAGTCAGAAGCGGTTACAATCGGCATGCTGAGCATTGGGGACAACGGGGAATTAAAAATCATCGAAGCTCCTAAGAATGAAAATGCAGAACTGATGATTGTGGACCAGAATGGAAGCGGAGGGCTAGCCACTGTTTTCGAGGAAGATTATGAAGCCGTTACAGACACATCGTCCTCTTATGTGAAAGACCTTGTTGTACGGACATTTTGCCCATTACCTGCCGTACGGAATGAGGTTGATGTAGAAACAGAAATCCAGAACTACAATACGTATCTGGAATTCTATAAAAATTCCAAGGACGACTTCGTAAAAACAGTGAAGCCATTGGTGGAAAAACTGCTTGGTGTCAAAATGTTCTTCGATCAGTATGCAACGAAAAACAAAGGCATGGTACCATCGCTTCTCATTACGAATGCGAAACTTGATATGACAGTGAAAAGCAATAACATTCCACGATTGGAAACGTATCTGAACACAGTAAACTCGAAAAACGATTTTACAGATACCATCTGGTTTGGAATCGTGCCAGCTGTTGAGCTGGAGCATTCCGGGAATGCAAAAGTAAGTCGTGAACGCTTCAAAGGAAATCAGAAGACTGTCAAGCAAGATGGAAACACGATGGAATCCCTGTCCATGCTGCTGCATGTTGTCAAAGATTATAAAATTCAGATTTTCTTTAACTTTATAGCGGGAGAAGAAACAACCTTCAATACGATGGCAACATCAGGCATTGATAAATATATGGATAAATGTGCGGTTCTGCTTCGCAAGGACTACAGTGAATTTGCCATACCATGCATGCCTAATTTCACGATTATTCCGAAAGATAAATCCGGTGTGGTCATCGATAGCCGAATGCTGCAAACCGAAGACGGAGTCAAAATCTCGCAGGAAAAAGAAGATATCTTGAAACTGTGGATTGAAGGGGTATATGTCGGAGCTAGCTATGTAGCAGCCGGGCTCGTGGCTGCCTACCAATGTCCAGAATTCTTAAAAGAAGCATTCCGTAATATCAGCCGGGAATACCCGGGGGTGCGCTTCGATATCGAAGGTGGAGACAACGGTCTGCGTGTCGTGACAACGATGGCAAAAGAAATCTCTGGGTTCACCAATAGCATTAAGGATGCCATTAATCGTCGAAACTTCGGATTTGTCTTCTCGTCTGAAAATGCGCAGGTACAAGGCAAAGACGTCAAGCGAATTACCGTGTATAAAGCACGAAGCATGGCGATGACGGAAGATGGATTCGATTCGATCTATAAAACGCTCGTCAGCACATACGTCGAGCGCCTGCTTCGCTTCCAGACAGGTGACTTCAAACACGATAATATCGTGCGGTTCTTCAGCAACAATCCGAGCAGTCAGAAGAGCAAGTGGCTGAACGCAAAAGGATTTATGAACTCGATTATTCATGACGGAGATGATATGAACTACGTCATCGATGAGAAGAGTAACTTGTGCCATATCGATCTTGTATTTAACGGCAACGTGAAGAACCTTGAAGTTACCATTACAAAAGGGACTGCTGCAGCTAAAGCGTAG
- a CDS encoding FHA domain-containing protein, translating into MKQKASFWLRTGTTDVGTERARQIKIVDRMILIVILAALIYIYFINEHTGIKIVATLFLLALLAVYAVRKYEYIEDQEEISSKITKLVLLDEEGGHVHEWPIQGMTSLLIGKSSKQNEVDIDLSETEYASLISKQHAVLNYSAGCWYIEDIDSKNGTGIQKAHTDQKSKLQDHSPHPIGAGDTIYIANTRIMLT; encoded by the coding sequence ATGAAACAGAAAGCCAGCTTTTGGCTGCGTACAGGTACAACGGATGTTGGCACGGAGCGAGCACGCCAGATTAAGATAGTGGACCGTATGATTTTGATTGTGATACTAGCTGCACTCATCTACATCTATTTTATAAACGAACATACTGGAATCAAAATTGTAGCAACACTCTTTTTGTTGGCTCTGCTTGCGGTATATGCCGTGAGAAAATATGAATATATCGAGGATCAGGAAGAAATCAGCAGCAAAATTACGAAGCTTGTTCTCTTGGATGAAGAAGGGGGACATGTACACGAGTGGCCGATCCAGGGGATGACCTCTCTATTAATCGGCAAAAGCTCAAAGCAAAACGAAGTAGATATCGATCTATCGGAAACCGAATATGCATCGCTCATCAGTAAGCAGCATGCCGTACTGAATTATTCTGCCGGCTGCTGGTATATCGAAGACATCGATTCGAAGAACGGGACTGGAATTCAGAAAGCTCATACCGATCAAAAAAGCAAGTTGCAGGATCATTCACCGCATCCGATTGGTGCCGGGGATACGATTTACATAGCGAATACACGAATCATGCTTACATAA
- a CDS encoding serine/threonine protein kinase, with protein MREREAGLKKNTIVKNTYQIKKAISCSDLSIVYIGRHIMSKEYCIIKEWFPRRLALRDLDHRTLLCRLPSLKQKYEELKASFFREARILKEIQHRNIVTYMDHFEENGTGYIVTEYCRGRTLDQYIQQADSHCLADFFKHILLPLLDVVHFLHKKGILHRDIKPANIVRTKDGQLKLLDFGSAVHYTSADRYEIFTTTGFSPLEFYSARSRQRAYSDIYSLSATIYYCLSGKPPLDVAQRMIEDNLVAIKDQNGKVSSFFSYIVMKGLAVDYRRRTLSLSLLRTAAVAEYIFLKTKSFKAGL; from the coding sequence GTGCGTGAGCGAGAGGCAGGACTGAAGAAAAATACGATTGTAAAAAATACGTATCAAATTAAAAAAGCCATTTCCTGCAGTGATCTTTCGATCGTATACATTGGACGCCACATCATGAGCAAAGAATATTGCATCATTAAGGAATGGTTTCCAAGACGATTGGCCCTACGAGACCTCGATCACCGAACGCTCCTATGTCGTCTTCCGTCCCTCAAACAGAAATACGAGGAATTGAAAGCGTCATTTTTCCGAGAGGCACGTATTCTGAAAGAAATACAACACCGGAATATTGTTACGTATATGGACCATTTTGAGGAGAACGGTACAGGATACATTGTGACGGAATATTGCCGAGGGCGAACATTGGATCAATACATACAGCAAGCAGATAGCCATTGCCTGGCAGATTTCTTCAAACATATCTTGCTGCCATTACTGGATGTTGTCCATTTTCTTCACAAAAAAGGCATCCTTCATCGTGACATAAAGCCAGCAAATATTGTACGTACAAAAGACGGTCAGTTGAAGCTTCTGGATTTCGGTTCGGCGGTGCACTATACATCTGCCGATCGATACGAGATTTTTACGACAACAGGGTTTTCACCATTGGAATTTTATTCAGCACGAAGCCGACAGCGTGCATATTCAGATATATATAGTCTGTCGGCTACTATTTATTATTGCCTGAGCGGGAAGCCGCCTCTTGATGTAGCACAGCGAATGATTGAAGATAACCTCGTAGCGATTAAGGATCAGAATGGGAAGGTATCATCTTTTTTCTCTTATATTGTGATGAAAGGATTAGCCGTTGATTATCGCAGACGGACTTTATCGCTCTCTCTTTTGCGTACAGCTGCTGTAGCTGAGTACATATTCTTGAAAACAAAAAGTTTTAAAGCGGGACTTTAG
- a CDS encoding PP2C family protein-serine/threonine phosphatase — protein MRKDNSEFQTSFLSEAGTLLTNKDYFAFIELDGKACWVLAQGLDSDREIESAELAVKSVLGNFMNRPTMSRFRIKKYIQQAHRLLQEESVRVRLKASLIMVVTDYSRMIWAGAGNARMYHFRNGLLNLRSKDQSLAQMMADREEIFPDKVDEHEERGNLLEYLGKPDEFKPFVSPKYKLADGDVILLGTSGLWQEVNNSEMLDATEEAQDPAQLVDTLEEVLLSKQKQTVQNYTAAAIFVKKVYKEDPTKKIRLIKRIALILFVLLLTGGGALVYHIKAAERQAEAVASMLEHDKNGDAFIQDGEYAKALKEYSEGRNAAIRIQDRVHSQLIGKKLNITGLITDGDTFVKDGEYTKAISKYEKAKKAMEGRKDFNEKELDEKINNCRSFAQILGWLKNGDMKAEKQDYVGARTLYLKAKKAAVAASFANGEKEAKTKLEEAEGKLADLEREKRQLDAEKLEQKGDKCLAEEDFKGAIQSYSLAQEVYQGIDMLEKVLGMERKITKAEEKLNPVPKGEAPVAEAAQEPPPAPASPTPAAKGGSK, from the coding sequence ATGAGAAAAGACAACAGTGAGTTTCAGACATCCTTTCTGTCTGAGGCCGGTACATTGCTGACAAATAAAGACTACTTCGCCTTTATCGAGCTCGATGGCAAAGCCTGCTGGGTGCTGGCACAGGGGCTGGATTCGGACCGGGAGATCGAAAGCGCGGAGCTTGCGGTCAAAAGTGTACTCGGGAACTTCATGAACCGACCTACTATGTCGCGGTTCAGAATTAAGAAATACATACAACAGGCGCACCGCTTGCTGCAGGAGGAGAGCGTGCGGGTGCGGCTCAAAGCGAGTCTGATTATGGTTGTCACCGACTATTCCAGAATGATCTGGGCCGGGGCAGGCAATGCGCGGATGTATCACTTTCGCAATGGGCTGTTGAATCTCCGCAGCAAGGATCAAAGTCTGGCACAGATGATGGCAGATCGGGAAGAAATCTTCCCGGACAAAGTTGACGAACATGAAGAACGAGGCAACTTGCTAGAATACCTGGGCAAGCCGGATGAGTTCAAGCCGTTCGTATCCCCGAAATACAAGCTGGCAGACGGAGATGTGATTCTGCTTGGCACATCTGGACTGTGGCAGGAAGTAAATAACAGTGAAATGCTTGATGCGACAGAAGAAGCACAGGACCCCGCACAGCTCGTCGATACACTCGAAGAAGTCTTGCTAAGCAAGCAAAAGCAAACCGTACAAAATTATACAGCGGCTGCTATTTTCGTCAAGAAAGTATACAAAGAAGACCCAACGAAAAAAATCAGACTCATCAAGCGAATTGCCCTCATCCTGTTTGTTTTGCTACTGACAGGCGGTGGGGCTCTCGTGTACCACATAAAAGCAGCAGAACGTCAAGCAGAAGCGGTAGCGAGTATGCTGGAACATGACAAGAATGGAGATGCTTTCATACAGGATGGGGAGTATGCGAAAGCTCTGAAAGAATACAGCGAGGGACGGAATGCCGCAATCAGAATTCAGGACAGAGTACATAGCCAACTGATCGGCAAAAAGCTGAATATAACCGGGCTGATTACAGATGGTGACACGTTTGTTAAAGATGGCGAATACACAAAAGCGATCAGCAAATATGAAAAAGCAAAAAAGGCGATGGAAGGTCGCAAAGACTTTAATGAAAAAGAGCTGGATGAGAAGATAAACAACTGTCGTTCTTTCGCTCAAATTTTGGGGTGGTTGAAAAACGGTGACATGAAAGCGGAAAAGCAAGATTACGTAGGTGCTAGAACCCTCTACCTGAAAGCTAAAAAAGCTGCGGTTGCCGCTTCCTTTGCAAACGGTGAAAAAGAAGCGAAGACAAAGCTGGAGGAAGCCGAAGGGAAGCTGGCTGATCTTGAACGAGAGAAGAGGCAACTTGATGCCGAGAAGCTAGAGCAGAAGGGAGACAAATGCCTGGCAGAAGAAGACTTCAAGGGAGCAATCCAGTCGTATTCCCTCGCCCAGGAAGTGTATCAAGGGATCGATATGCTAGAAAAAGTGCTAGGCATGGAGCGGAAAATTACAAAAGCAGAAGAAAAGCTTAATCCGGTTCCAAAGGGAGAAGCACCGGTAGCGGAAGCCGCCCAGGAACCACCGCCTGCACCAGCAAGCCCTACGCCAGCTGCAAAGGGAGGATCCAAGTAA
- a CDS encoding NUDIX hydrolase gives MAKEISAGGVVYRKTEENQIELMLIEDRYMKISLPKGKQEPGETMEETALREIKEETGIHGKVVKPLETIYYNYYNPKIGAIKKEVHYYLVEAMSGVLTPQLEEIKTVAWMTPDKAWTRQRESGYHNNISVLMKAYRLLGIANGQEGIG, from the coding sequence ATGGCAAAAGAGATTTCGGCAGGAGGCGTAGTATACCGCAAGACAGAGGAAAACCAGATTGAACTGATGCTAATTGAAGATCGATATATGAAAATATCGCTTCCGAAGGGCAAACAGGAACCGGGCGAGACGATGGAAGAGACGGCGTTGCGGGAAATAAAGGAAGAGACAGGCATTCATGGTAAGGTCGTGAAGCCGCTAGAGACAATCTACTACAACTACTATAATCCGAAGATCGGTGCCATCAAGAAAGAAGTACATTACTATCTAGTAGAGGCAATGTCCGGTGTACTTACACCACAGCTGGAAGAAATCAAAACGGTAGCCTGGATGACACCGGATAAAGCATGGACGAGGCAGCGAGAAAGCGGATACCACAATAATATTTCCGTGCTTATGAAGGCATATCGCTTGCTTGGCATTGCAAATGGTCAGGAGGGGATCGGATGA
- a CDS encoding membrane-associated protease 1 — MGFKLHIEGAETIELGMDNIMTVTYETDTPDDSNARSTDVGALLKITGKIITATDGDNADDTMKLALWSLVPAEKADCYRKATLEVIAADQVIRKIHFPNAFVVDYVERYGDTEGVGTFTLFIKQKKDKTEMAKIEGGYGV; from the coding sequence ATGGGTTTCAAACTCCACATAGAAGGAGCCGAAACAATCGAGCTAGGAATGGACAACATCATGACGGTAACATACGAAACAGATACACCGGATGATTCAAATGCACGATCCACAGATGTGGGTGCGCTACTCAAAATTACAGGTAAGATCATCACAGCAACAGATGGCGATAACGCTGACGATACAATGAAGCTTGCGCTGTGGTCACTCGTTCCGGCTGAGAAAGCCGATTGTTACCGCAAAGCTACGCTTGAAGTGATTGCGGCGGATCAAGTAATCCGGAAAATTCACTTCCCGAATGCATTCGTAGTTGATTATGTGGAACGATACGGGGATACCGAGGGTGTAGGTACCTTCACATTGTTCATCAAGCAGAAAAAAGACAAAACAGAAATGGCCAAAATCGAAGGCGGCTACGGGGTCTAA
- a CDS encoding DctP family TRAP transporter solute-binding subunit — MKSLRWLIVFLISGLVLSIGVGFGFSFTMQKPKYEDEEQAGLNQKVIIRFSHVVAESTPKGLAVARFAELVRQKTNGMVEIRVYPNATLYNDATEFDALQQDQVEMIAPATSKLSARYPAWMVMDLPYAFRDERMVGEAMDGPLGKLLFQAINDPNVKGLALWDNGFKQMTSNEPLRNPDDFKGKTFRIMASPVLRSQFAALGAQAESYGFDDLYRQLEMGSVEGEENTLSNIYSKRLYQVQKHMDVSNHGYLGYIVLINKTTWNRLSEKQRQAIQEAMAETTAWVRHYAHDINNRALTEMKDRHLMTIHMQTDAEKKAWKKAVSPLYDQYKDIIGEQVLAEWQKLNSRPQ, encoded by the coding sequence ATGAAGTCGCTTCGCTGGCTTATTGTATTTCTTATATCCGGTCTTGTACTGTCGATTGGAGTAGGATTTGGCTTTAGCTTTACGATGCAGAAGCCGAAATATGAAGATGAAGAACAGGCAGGACTCAACCAGAAAGTCATCATTCGATTCAGCCATGTGGTAGCGGAGAGTACGCCGAAAGGTCTGGCGGTTGCTCGCTTTGCTGAGCTTGTTCGTCAGAAAACAAACGGCATGGTCGAGATTCGTGTATATCCGAATGCTACTTTGTATAACGACGCAACAGAATTTGATGCGCTCCAGCAGGATCAGGTGGAGATGATTGCGCCTGCCACATCGAAGCTATCCGCTCGCTATCCAGCGTGGATGGTGATGGATTTGCCGTATGCGTTTCGGGATGAGCGTATGGTTGGTGAAGCGATGGATGGTCCGCTTGGGAAGCTTTTATTTCAAGCGATTAATGATCCGAATGTGAAAGGTCTTGCACTGTGGGACAATGGATTTAAACAAATGACGTCGAATGAGCCGCTACGCAATCCGGATGATTTCAAGGGGAAGACATTCCGGATTATGGCGAGTCCGGTGCTGCGTTCACAATTTGCAGCATTGGGTGCACAGGCAGAGAGTTACGGTTTTGATGATCTGTACCGGCAATTGGAGATGGGAAGTGTAGAGGGAGAAGAAAATACACTGTCTAATATTTACAGCAAGCGACTTTATCAGGTGCAGAAGCATATGGACGTTAGTAATCACGGGTATTTGGGTTATATTGTATTAATAAACAAAACAACCTGGAATCGGCTATCGGAAAAACAAAGGCAGGCCATTCAAGAAGCAATGGCAGAGACGACTGCCTGGGTACGCCATTATGCACATGATATTAACAACCGGGCATTGACAGAGATGAAGGACCGTCATCTTATGACAATTCATATGCAGACTGATGCGGAGAAAAAGGCCTGGAAAAAGGCGGTTTCTCCTCTGTATGATCAGTATAAAGACATAATTGGGGAACAGGTGCTGGCAGAATGGCAGAAGCTGAACAGTCGCCCACAGTAG
- a CDS encoding FHA domain-containing protein, with protein sequence MSLARCANGHMFSTRKHGSTCPYCNISVEAGAKNEGRRMMMAEEDEKTMPYLGEMEGIEPVTGWLVCIEGPQLGQDYRIMAEKNFIGRAEEMHIQIIGDNAISRRNHAVIVYDPKKRNFYLLPGDASGLAYHNNEAVYSPVELTAYDVLELGRSKFIFIPLCGAHFEWEGNGGTE encoded by the coding sequence ATGAGTTTGGCACGATGCGCAAATGGACACATGTTTAGTACAAGAAAACACGGCAGCACATGCCCCTATTGCAATATCTCGGTAGAAGCAGGCGCGAAGAATGAAGGAAGAAGAATGATGATGGCAGAGGAAGATGAGAAAACGATGCCATATCTCGGGGAAATGGAAGGAATCGAGCCGGTTACTGGCTGGCTTGTTTGCATAGAAGGACCACAGCTTGGTCAGGATTATCGCATTATGGCAGAGAAGAACTTTATCGGGCGGGCGGAAGAGATGCATATTCAGATTATTGGTGATAATGCCATCTCAAGGCGAAATCATGCGGTGATCGTCTACGATCCGAAAAAACGGAACTTTTATTTACTGCCGGGAGACGCCTCCGGTCTTGCTTACCACAATAACGAAGCGGTGTACTCTCCGGTAGAGCTAACCGCGTATGACGTACTAGAGCTTGGCAGAAGTAAATTCATTTTCATTCCATTGTGCGGTGCTCACTTCGAGTGGGAAGGCAATGGCGGTACCGAGTGA